In one Erythrobacteraceae bacterium WH01K genomic region, the following are encoded:
- a CDS encoding FAD-dependent monooxygenase, which produces MNASDGETRDLLILGGGLVGMTLALAAASRGFSSHVIDRAQPEDLTAEGFDGRATAISTASWNLFSKIGLADTLEPLGSPIDSIAVSDQMKPGRIDFQPEAHESSLGRMFANRTLRLTLFDAARKEPLITWHSGAEVAERTRGEFGCSARLASGEILKGSLMIAAEGRGSPTRDEAGISVAKWQYDHRAIIAGLIHEKPHGNVAWEIFYPDGPFALLPLLDDERGRHRSALVWTVDEADAAGMLALGDRAFLTEAARKMGGIFGTISEVGTRSSYPLGFHHTARITDHRLALIGDSAHGIHPIAGQGLNLGLRDVGALVEVLEEGRRLGLEPGDAQMLERYENWRGLDAFTVALATDGLTRLFGVPGKAASAVRRLGMAGVQRVPALKSWFMDEARGITGDRPSLLKA; this is translated from the coding sequence ATGAATGCATCCGATGGCGAAACCCGCGACCTGCTGATCCTCGGCGGCGGACTGGTCGGCATGACTCTGGCCCTCGCCGCCGCGAGCCGCGGTTTCAGCAGCCACGTGATCGACCGTGCGCAGCCCGAGGACCTGACCGCAGAAGGGTTCGACGGGCGCGCAACGGCCATCTCCACAGCCAGCTGGAACCTGTTCTCGAAGATCGGCCTGGCCGATACTTTGGAGCCGCTTGGCAGCCCGATCGACAGTATTGCCGTATCGGACCAGATGAAGCCCGGACGCATCGATTTCCAGCCCGAAGCGCATGAAAGCTCTCTTGGCCGCATGTTTGCCAACCGGACGCTGCGCCTGACATTGTTCGACGCCGCGCGGAAGGAACCGCTGATAACGTGGCACAGCGGCGCCGAAGTCGCAGAGCGCACGCGCGGGGAATTCGGATGCTCGGCCAGGTTGGCAAGCGGAGAAATCTTGAAGGGCAGCCTGATGATCGCAGCAGAAGGCCGCGGCTCCCCCACCCGTGACGAGGCCGGCATTTCCGTGGCCAAGTGGCAATACGATCACCGCGCCATCATCGCAGGCCTGATCCACGAGAAGCCGCACGGCAACGTCGCCTGGGAAATCTTCTACCCCGACGGCCCGTTTGCTCTGCTCCCGCTGCTGGATGACGAGCGGGGACGCCATCGCAGCGCGCTCGTCTGGACCGTGGACGAGGCGGATGCGGCCGGGATGCTGGCACTCGGCGATCGCGCATTCCTGACAGAGGCTGCCCGAAAGATGGGCGGCATTTTCGGCACGATCAGTGAAGTCGGGACGCGCAGTTCCTACCCGCTCGGCTTCCATCACACGGCCCGCATCACGGATCACCGGCTGGCCCTGATCGGCGACAGCGCCCATGGCATCCACCCGATTGCCGGACAGGGCCTGAACCTCGGCCTGCGCGATGTCGGCGCGCTGGTCGAAGTGTTGGAGGAAGGCCGGCGTCTCGGACTGGAGCCCGGCGATGCCCAGATGCTGGAGCGCTATGAAAACTGGCGCGGGCTTGATGCCTTCACCGTGGCGCTGGCGACCGACGGGCTGACGCGACTGTTCGGGGTACCGGGCAAGGCGGCCTCCGCCGTACGGCGCCTCGGCATGGCGGGCGTCCAGCGGGTTCCGGCACTCAAGAGCTGGTTCATGGACGAGGCGCGCGGGATCACCGGCGACCGCCCGAGCTTGCTCAAAGCCTGA
- a CDS encoding uroporphyrinogen-III synthase — MSRPLVVLRPEPGLTSTLVAAFGLGLKATGMPLCTVSAAAWKVPAEQFDGILLGSANAIRHAGAELEKITHLPVLCVGEATARLARDAGMNVERTGSGGLQSVLDQIDGETRHLLRLAGETHLALKVPASVTVDTCITYRTHYHSLSDRQVSLLRDGATVLLHSGEMAEHFARQCDAAALDRAAFDCIAMAPRIAERAGAGWRSMTVAQHPDDASLLAAARELCDKP; from the coding sequence GTGAGCAGGCCGCTGGTCGTCCTGCGGCCCGAGCCCGGGCTGACATCGACGCTCGTCGCCGCGTTCGGCCTCGGGCTCAAGGCAACCGGAATGCCGCTTTGCACCGTGTCGGCAGCCGCGTGGAAGGTGCCTGCCGAGCAGTTCGACGGCATTCTGCTCGGCAGCGCGAATGCCATCCGCCATGCCGGCGCGGAACTGGAAAAGATCACGCACCTGCCGGTCCTTTGCGTCGGGGAGGCGACCGCGCGGCTGGCCCGTGATGCCGGCATGAACGTGGAGCGCACGGGTTCGGGCGGCCTGCAATCGGTTCTCGACCAGATCGACGGCGAAACGCGCCATTTGCTGCGGCTCGCCGGGGAAACCCATCTGGCGTTGAAGGTGCCCGCCTCGGTCACGGTGGACACCTGCATCACCTATCGCACACACTATCATTCCCTTTCCGACCGGCAGGTTTCACTGCTGCGCGATGGGGCCACGGTGCTGCTCCATTCGGGGGAAATGGCCGAACATTTCGCCCGCCAGTGCGACGCAGCGGCGCTGGACCGCGCTGCGTTCGATTGCATTGCGATGGCGCCTCGCATCGCTGAGCGGGCCGGGGCGGGCTGGCGGTCCATGACCGTGGCGCAGCATCCGGACGACGCGTCCCTCTTGGCAGCCGCGCGGGAATTGTGCGACAAGCCGTAA
- the hemC gene encoding hydroxymethylbilane synthase — MTVASQNTPELRLGTRRSPLAMAQAEETRDRLCAAHGWPQSAVELVPVVASGDRIQDRPLAEIGGKALWTRELDAWLAEGRIDVAVHSMKDVETLRPDSLTIAAILPRADKRDVLVGAASLADLAPGAKVGTSAPRRAAQALHARPDIEVVMFRGNVATRLGKLEAGEADATFLAKAGLDRLGEDAGITLAVDAWLPAPAQGAIGLECRTDDSRTRQVLAAIDDKPSHAEVLAERAVLEGLGGTCQSPIAMLSTCRGTMIDLRCALYSPDGRDRVEGEATMSVGDLTGAKALAADLLSRAPASIRSVFEAAR, encoded by the coding sequence ATGACAGTCGCTTCCCAGAACACACCCGAACTTCGTCTCGGCACTCGCCGTTCCCCGCTTGCCATGGCGCAGGCGGAAGAGACGCGCGATCGCCTTTGTGCAGCGCATGGATGGCCGCAATCGGCCGTCGAACTGGTGCCGGTCGTTGCCAGTGGCGATAGGATACAGGACCGTCCTCTGGCCGAGATTGGCGGCAAGGCGCTGTGGACGCGGGAACTCGATGCATGGCTTGCGGAAGGCCGGATCGATGTCGCGGTGCATTCCATGAAGGATGTCGAGACGCTGCGCCCGGACAGCCTGACCATCGCTGCCATCCTTCCCCGCGCGGACAAGCGCGACGTGCTGGTGGGCGCCGCGTCGCTTGCCGACCTTGCGCCCGGTGCGAAGGTCGGCACGTCCGCCCCGAGACGCGCGGCACAGGCGCTTCATGCAAGACCGGATATCGAAGTCGTGATGTTCCGCGGCAATGTCGCGACACGGCTGGGCAAGCTGGAAGCGGGAGAGGCGGATGCGACGTTCCTCGCCAAGGCAGGGCTGGACCGCTTGGGCGAGGACGCAGGCATTACCCTTGCGGTGGACGCCTGGCTGCCCGCACCTGCGCAAGGGGCGATTGGGCTGGAATGCCGGACGGACGATTCCCGAACCCGGCAGGTGCTTGCCGCCATCGACGACAAGCCAAGCCATGCCGAGGTGCTGGCGGAGCGCGCGGTGCTGGAGGGGCTCGGCGGTACGTGTCAAAGCCCGATCGCCATGCTCTCTACCTGCCGCGGCACGATGATCGACCTGCGCTGCGCCCTTTACAGTCCGGATGGCCGGGACCGGGTCGAGGGCGAGGCCACGATGTCCGTGGGCGACCTGACAGGCGCGAAAGCTCTCGCGGCGGACCTGCTTTCGCGGGCGCCCGCCTCCATCCGGTCCGTCTTCGAGGCGGCCCGGTGA
- the tsaD gene encoding tRNA (adenosine(37)-N6)-threonylcarbamoyltransferase complex transferase subunit TsaD — translation MGVVLGLESSCDETAAALVDSDRRILAQRIASQDEEHAPYGGVVPEIAARAHADRLAPMIAAVLDDAGMTLDDCDAIAATAGPGLIGGVMVGLVSGKALAMASGKPLMAINHLEGHALSPRLADENLQFPYALLLVSGGHCQILRVDGVGEYRRLATTIDDALGEAFDKSAKIMGLGYPGGPAVERLALQGDASAVPLPRPLLGSAEPHFSFAGLKSAVLRAHESGQYADADIAASFQQAAVDCVIDRLETALSGHGDLPSLVVAGGVAANMTMRAALEDFAAGRDMAFTAPPMALCTDNAAMIAWAGCERLPLQQSDPLDFRARPRWPLDPKAEPVRGAGVKA, via the coding sequence ATGGGCGTGGTACTGGGTCTTGAATCGAGCTGCGATGAAACGGCAGCGGCGCTGGTGGACAGCGACCGGCGCATCCTTGCCCAGCGCATAGCGTCGCAGGACGAAGAACACGCGCCTTATGGCGGCGTGGTCCCCGAAATCGCGGCCCGCGCCCATGCAGACCGGCTCGCGCCGATGATCGCTGCAGTCCTGGACGATGCAGGCATGACGCTGGACGATTGCGACGCGATTGCCGCGACAGCGGGCCCGGGGCTGATCGGCGGGGTCATGGTCGGCCTCGTCAGCGGGAAAGCGCTGGCCATGGCTTCCGGCAAGCCGCTGATGGCAATCAACCATCTCGAGGGCCACGCGCTCAGCCCCCGATTGGCCGATGAGAACCTCCAATTTCCGTATGCGCTGCTTCTGGTTTCGGGCGGACACTGCCAGATATTGCGGGTCGACGGGGTCGGTGAATATCGCAGGCTGGCGACGACCATCGACGATGCGCTGGGCGAGGCTTTCGACAAGTCGGCCAAGATCATGGGTCTTGGCTATCCCGGCGGCCCGGCGGTGGAGCGGCTGGCGCTGCAGGGGGATGCATCGGCCGTTCCCCTCCCCCGGCCCTTGCTCGGCTCTGCCGAACCCCATTTCAGTTTCGCCGGCCTGAAAAGCGCTGTCCTGCGCGCACATGAGAGCGGACAATATGCCGATGCCGATATCGCGGCCTCTTTCCAGCAGGCGGCGGTCGATTGCGTGATCGACCGGCTGGAAACAGCCTTGTCGGGGCACGGCGATCTCCCCTCGCTGGTCGTTGCGGGCGGGGTCGCTGCCAACATGACGATGCGCGCAGCGCTGGAGGATTTCGCTGCCGGGCGCGACATGGCCTTTACAGCGCCGCCGATGGCCCTGTGCACCGATAATGCCGCGATGATCGCCTGGGCGGGCTGCGAGCGGCTGCCCCTGCAGCAATCCGACCCGCTCGACTTCAGGGCCCGGCCGCGCTGGCCGCTCGATCCGAAGGCGGAGCCGGTGCGCGGAGCAGGAGTGAAGGCATGA
- a CDS encoding NAD(P)-dependent glycerol-3-phosphate dehydrogenase: MSEPARAGVIGAGAWGTAIAQMLASDGRSVLLWAREPEVVEGINAEHRNDVFLPSAKLAPSIRATGDLAELASLDAVFVVTPAQHLGSTLGELAASPRDLVLCSKGIERGTGRLMNDVAAAACPASAIAIMSGPTFAHEVAAGLPTAVTLACADGREQWDRLAPVIARPSFRPYFSDDVAGAEIGGSVKNVLAIACGVVDGLELGQNARAALIARGYAEMLRFGEALGARAETLAGLCGLGDLVLTCSSTSSRNFSLGKALGEGQSAADLMNDRRTVAEGAHTAPVLAELANKRGIAMPIVDAVVRLLEGDPARQVVGDLLARPLRSEQDGAKAAG, from the coding sequence ATGAGCGAACCGGCAAGGGCAGGCGTCATCGGAGCAGGTGCCTGGGGCACGGCCATCGCGCAGATGCTGGCGAGCGACGGGCGCAGCGTCCTGCTCTGGGCGCGCGAACCGGAAGTGGTCGAAGGCATCAATGCCGAACACCGGAACGATGTCTTCCTGCCCTCGGCAAAGCTGGCCCCATCCATCCGTGCGACCGGCGACCTTGCCGAACTGGCGTCCCTCGATGCAGTTTTCGTGGTCACGCCGGCGCAGCATCTGGGCTCCACTCTGGGCGAGCTTGCGGCAAGCCCGCGCGACCTCGTCCTTTGCAGCAAGGGGATCGAGCGGGGTACGGGGCGGCTGATGAACGATGTCGCGGCGGCGGCATGTCCCGCCAGCGCGATTGCCATCATGAGCGGCCCTACCTTCGCGCACGAGGTTGCCGCCGGCCTGCCCACCGCCGTGACCCTGGCCTGCGCCGACGGGCGGGAGCAATGGGACCGCCTTGCGCCAGTCATCGCACGGCCATCTTTCCGGCCCTATTTCTCCGACGATGTCGCAGGCGCTGAAATCGGTGGTTCGGTGAAGAACGTGCTCGCAATCGCTTGCGGCGTGGTCGACGGGCTGGAGCTGGGCCAGAACGCCCGCGCAGCGCTTATCGCACGCGGCTATGCCGAGATGCTGCGGTTCGGGGAGGCGCTGGGCGCGCGGGCGGAAACGCTGGCGGGCCTGTGCGGTCTGGGCGATCTTGTCCTCACCTGCTCCTCGACCTCCAGCCGCAATTTCTCTCTCGGCAAGGCGCTTGGCGAGGGCCAGTCGGCGGCCGATCTGATGAACGACCGGCGCACCGTCGCCGAAGGGGCGCACACCGCCCCGGTCCTGGCGGAACTGGCAAACAAGCGCGGCATCGCCATGCCGATCGTCGATGCCGTAGTCCGCTTGCTGGAAGGTGATCCGGCGCGGCAAGTCGTCGGCGACCTCCTTGCCCGCCCGCTGCGCTCCGAACAGGACGGCGCGAAAGCGGCCGGGTGA
- a CDS encoding lipopolysaccharide biosynthesis protein, translating to MQALAKGGRTNVLGFLLRLAARIPFLFIAGRLYGVDALGRFASALVVIELLALVCSMGEKRGLAQRLSDGETGQETHLVFDGLALALVFSLLAATFLWFVPAPMFPNGMNSPLDPLLVVAIPAYALTEVLLAAQAYRYDIKATVNARAIVEPWTISIAAGAFYFWKPDAGLALAYIASIYAGLFAALWPFMRDYGLPMDWRPNPRRIFGITGRALPLATADAIEWGTRRVDIFILGFFAAPAAVGIYYAAQQVASLPQKLKTSFEPILGPVITRNLKTRKYGAIARQVRQVGFWIIAAQAGIALALGIPGEAVMGLLGPNFVGGTGALGLLLLAEVVASAAVVSEAALVYIARVRNLWISIGTIAVQAALTVVVLTFIERSALPNGFMAAGAAGALMVSLALASLVKALLLSKLLGAPVVNWRWALVWATTPAVLVGYGATFLPEWLELLVGIPAILGVYGFVIWHRGFGPDDRVLFSRSRDTEPAGDATASS from the coding sequence ATGCAGGCGCTTGCGAAGGGTGGGCGTACCAATGTCCTGGGGTTCCTGCTGCGCCTTGCGGCGCGCATTCCCTTCCTCTTCATCGCCGGGCGCCTTTACGGTGTCGATGCACTTGGCCGGTTTGCCAGCGCCCTGGTCGTGATCGAACTTCTCGCCCTGGTCTGTTCCATGGGCGAGAAGCGCGGCCTGGCGCAGCGGCTTTCCGATGGCGAGACAGGGCAGGAGACCCACCTAGTATTCGACGGACTGGCGCTGGCGCTGGTCTTCTCGCTGCTGGCGGCGACCTTCCTGTGGTTCGTGCCTGCGCCCATGTTTCCCAACGGCATGAACAGCCCGCTCGACCCCCTGCTGGTCGTTGCCATCCCGGCTTACGCGCTGACCGAGGTCCTGCTGGCGGCCCAGGCCTATCGCTACGACATCAAGGCGACGGTCAATGCGCGGGCCATCGTGGAGCCCTGGACGATCTCCATCGCGGCAGGCGCGTTCTATTTCTGGAAGCCCGATGCGGGACTGGCTCTGGCCTATATCGCCTCGATCTATGCCGGGCTTTTTGCAGCACTCTGGCCCTTCATGCGCGATTACGGCCTGCCGATGGACTGGCGCCCCAACCCGCGCCGCATCTTCGGCATTACCGGCCGCGCCCTGCCATTGGCGACCGCCGACGCGATCGAATGGGGCACGCGCCGGGTGGACATTTTCATCTTGGGTTTCTTCGCCGCGCCCGCAGCGGTGGGCATCTACTATGCAGCGCAGCAGGTCGCGAGCCTGCCGCAAAAGCTGAAGACGAGTTTCGAGCCCATCCTGGGCCCCGTCATCACCCGCAATCTGAAGACCCGGAAATATGGCGCCATAGCCCGGCAGGTTCGGCAGGTCGGTTTCTGGATCATTGCGGCACAGGCCGGAATCGCGCTGGCGCTGGGCATACCGGGCGAAGCCGTGATGGGTCTGCTGGGGCCGAATTTCGTCGGCGGTACGGGGGCGCTGGGCCTCCTCCTGCTGGCCGAGGTCGTCGCCTCTGCCGCCGTGGTTTCGGAGGCTGCGCTGGTGTACATCGCCCGGGTCCGCAATCTCTGGATTTCCATCGGCACGATTGCCGTGCAGGCCGCGCTGACGGTGGTGGTCCTGACCTTTATCGAGCGATCCGCCCTGCCAAACGGTTTCATGGCTGCAGGCGCAGCCGGAGCACTGATGGTGTCCCTGGCCCTGGCATCGCTGGTTAAGGCCCTGCTTCTCTCGAAGCTGCTGGGTGCGCCCGTCGTAAACTGGCGCTGGGCGCTGGTCTGGGCGACGACGCCTGCCGTGCTGGTCGGCTATGGCGCGACCTTCCTGCCGGAATGGCTCGAACTGCTGGTCGGCATTCCTGCCATCCTAGGCGTGTATGGCTTCGTCATCTGGCACCGCGGCTTCGGACCGGACGACCGGGTGCTTTTCAGCAGGAGCAGGGACACGGAACCGGCAGGAGACGCGACCGCTTCGTCGTAG
- a CDS encoding VWA domain-containing protein — MRTVRFVTATALAGTLAACATTQDNVGDEQIVVTGSRVSNDAAVRTAPPPPPPPPPPPPPPLTPPPVSMAVASSPVSGAIASEAVGSGPQTSTVAGSQKYRYVPPVVVPADPGREQYEGEEVSPVKIARSEPVSTFSVDVDTASYANTRRFLTDGQTPPKAAVRTEELINYFRYDYDTPDRVDQPFSVNLDVAQSPWNSQTRIVRIGLAGYEMPKQDRPPANLVFLLDVSGSMGSPDKLPLVKTAMRQLANQLQEQDRVSIVVYAGAAGLVLEPTNDPVAIRSAMDDLQAGGSTAGGAGIELAYRIAEANRIEGGVNRVILATDGDFNVGLSSREALVEMIERKRESGTTLSVLGFGRGNINDAMMEQVADNGNGNYSYIDSALEAKKVLGEEMGATIFTIAKDVKVQVEFNPAVISQYRLIGYENRILREEDFDNDAVDAGDIGAGHQVTALYEVVPAGSDGWVPARRYDDPLPAAATGAANEAAYVKLRYKQPDGDTSTLIEQVLPASALATSSMPTGDFAFATAVGAFGQKLRGDPMLADYSWRNVERLAGRQDDFYRQEFIKLVGLAGASQE; from the coding sequence ATGCGGACCGTCCGTTTCGTTACCGCCACCGCCTTGGCAGGAACGCTAGCCGCCTGCGCCACGACGCAGGACAATGTCGGCGATGAGCAGATCGTCGTCACCGGGTCGCGTGTTTCGAACGACGCGGCTGTTCGAACCGCGCCTCCGCCGCCCCCTCCCCCGCCGCCGCCTCCCCCGCCACCGTTAACACCGCCGCCCGTCAGTATGGCCGTTGCGTCCTCCCCGGTATCGGGCGCTATCGCGTCGGAGGCCGTAGGCAGCGGACCGCAGACGTCCACTGTCGCCGGATCGCAGAAATACCGTTACGTGCCGCCCGTCGTCGTGCCTGCCGATCCGGGGCGCGAGCAATATGAGGGCGAGGAAGTCTCGCCGGTCAAAATCGCCCGCAGCGAACCTGTCAGCACCTTCTCCGTCGATGTCGATACCGCCAGCTACGCCAATACGCGGCGCTTCCTGACCGATGGGCAGACGCCGCCCAAGGCCGCCGTGCGGACCGAGGAACTGATCAACTATTTCCGCTACGATTACGACACCCCGGACCGGGTGGACCAGCCCTTCAGCGTGAACCTCGATGTGGCGCAAAGCCCGTGGAACTCGCAGACGCGCATCGTGCGCATCGGGCTTGCCGGATATGAAATGCCGAAGCAGGACCGCCCGCCGGCCAATCTTGTCTTCCTACTCGATGTCTCGGGGTCAATGGGCAGCCCGGACAAGCTGCCGCTGGTGAAGACCGCAATGCGCCAGCTGGCAAACCAGTTGCAGGAGCAGGACCGCGTATCGATCGTGGTCTATGCAGGCGCCGCGGGGCTGGTGCTGGAACCGACCAACGATCCCGTCGCGATCCGTAGCGCGATGGACGATCTCCAGGCCGGCGGCTCTACCGCTGGCGGTGCAGGGATCGAACTCGCCTATCGCATTGCCGAGGCGAACCGGATCGAAGGCGGCGTCAACCGCGTTATCCTGGCGACGGATGGGGACTTCAATGTCGGCCTGTCGAGCCGCGAAGCGCTGGTCGAGATGATCGAGCGCAAGCGCGAAAGCGGAACCACGCTCAGCGTCCTCGGCTTCGGGCGCGGCAACATCAACGACGCGATGATGGAGCAGGTCGCCGATAACGGGAACGGCAATTACAGCTACATCGACAGCGCGCTGGAAGCGAAGAAGGTCCTGGGCGAAGAGATGGGCGCGACCATCTTCACCATCGCCAAGGACGTGAAAGTGCAGGTCGAGTTCAATCCGGCCGTCATCAGCCAGTACCGGCTGATCGGCTACGAGAACCGCATCCTGCGCGAGGAAGACTTCGACAACGATGCCGTCGATGCCGGCGATATCGGCGCGGGGCACCAGGTCACCGCACTGTACGAAGTGGTTCCGGCAGGGTCCGATGGATGGGTTCCGGCCCGCCGCTACGACGATCCGCTTCCGGCGGCAGCCACCGGCGCAGCCAACGAAGCGGCGTATGTGAAGCTTCGTTACAAGCAGCCGGACGGCGACACATCGACCCTGATAGAGCAGGTCCTGCCGGCCAGCGCGCTTGCCACCTCGTCCATGCCCACGGGCGATTTCGCCTTCGCCACCGCGGTGGGCGCGTTCGGCCAGAAATTGCGGGGCGATCCGATGCTGGCCGATTACAGCTGGCGCAATGTCGAACGGCTGGCCGGACGGCAGGACGATTTCTACCGGCAGGAATTCATCAAGCTGGTCGGCCTCGCCGGGGCATCGCAGGAATAG
- a CDS encoding OmpA family protein: MPARSSLLIFAGAIIVAALAILWSTRTAGELADELARQAQDVVARSGAREAQVSFATADGWPSRHALLTPTAELDEGTRADLAGAIAAIPGVGGVHWSDGTMLAESGEATFTSMHCQDDVAALLNARTLRFEESSADMDFGNDELLDEVAAALRPCLGSIIAITGHTDSSGDEAANLALSRDRADTVRRELVARGIPQDGLRARGVGASVPVEGLDPADPANRRIEFSVIAKVPLIPTPVDTPSAR, translated from the coding sequence ATGCCCGCGCGTTCCTCCCTCCTGATCTTTGCCGGAGCCATCATCGTGGCTGCGCTCGCCATTCTGTGGAGCACGCGCACGGCAGGCGAACTGGCGGACGAGCTTGCACGACAGGCACAGGACGTCGTCGCCCGGTCCGGCGCGCGCGAGGCGCAGGTCAGCTTCGCGACCGCCGATGGCTGGCCCAGTCGCCATGCCCTCCTGACGCCGACCGCCGAACTGGACGAGGGAACGCGCGCCGATCTGGCCGGTGCCATTGCCGCCATCCCCGGCGTCGGCGGCGTCCACTGGAGCGATGGCACCATGCTGGCGGAAAGCGGCGAGGCTACCTTCACTTCGATGCATTGCCAGGACGATGTCGCAGCGCTGCTGAATGCCCGCACGCTCAGGTTCGAGGAATCCAGCGCGGACATGGATTTCGGCAATGACGAACTGCTCGACGAAGTGGCTGCAGCGCTTCGCCCGTGCCTTGGCAGCATCATCGCCATTACGGGCCATACCGACAGCTCGGGCGATGAAGCGGCCAATCTCGCCCTGTCGCGGGACCGTGCCGATACGGTCCGGCGCGAACTCGTCGCGCGCGGCATCCCGCAAGACGGGTTGAGGGCGCGCGGCGTCGGCGCAAGCGTGCCGGTCGAAGGACTGGACCCGGCCGACCCGGCAAACAGGCGGATCGAATTTTCCGTTATCGCGAAAGTTCCCCTCATCCCCACCCCCGTCGACACACCAAGCGCGAGGTAG
- a CDS encoding response regulator, producing MEKPTILVAEDERIIGFDLCETVAEAGYDVDGPFEAVSSAMLAYQKNKPDLAILDVQLGDGVVFPLAEKMMAEDVPVIFHSGHYSGDDVSRRFPRSRTLSKPTAPAQILSEVKQALSR from the coding sequence ATGGAAAAGCCGACGATACTGGTCGCCGAGGATGAACGCATCATCGGTTTCGACCTGTGCGAAACCGTGGCCGAAGCCGGTTACGACGTGGACGGTCCGTTCGAGGCGGTATCGTCCGCCATGCTGGCCTACCAGAAGAACAAGCCCGACCTTGCGATACTGGATGTGCAACTGGGCGACGGCGTGGTCTTCCCGCTGGCCGAGAAAATGATGGCCGAAGACGTCCCTGTGATCTTCCATTCGGGTCACTATTCCGGTGACGACGTAAGCCGTAGATTCCCCAGGTCGCGAACCCTGTCGAAGCCGACTGCACCGGCGCAAATCCTGTCGGAAGTGAAGCAGGCTCTTTCGCGCTGA
- a CDS encoding acyl-CoA dehydrogenase, giving the protein MAGANSGMAPFTWDDPFRLDDQLTEDERMIREAAHGFAQDTLQPRVTDAYRDEIDAPELFPLFGQAGLLGATVPEEYGGAGASYVSYGLIAREIERVDSGYRSMASVQSSLVMFPIHAFGSEEQRRKYLPGLASGELIGCFGLTEPDAGSDPGGMRTYAKKDGDGYVLSGAKTWISNSPFADVFVVWAKSEAHGDGIRGFILEKGMEGLSAPKIEGKLSLRASTTGMIVMDEVKLPADALLPEVQGLKGPFSCLNRARYGISWGAMGAAEFCYHAARQYGLDRKQFGVPLASKQLYQLKLADMMTYISMGLQASLRVGRLMDEGQFAPEMISIVKRNNVGKALDIARKSRDMHGGNGISEEYQVIRHMVNLETVNTYEGTHDVHALILGRAITGLAAF; this is encoded by the coding sequence ATGGCAGGCGCAAATTCCGGAATGGCCCCTTTCACGTGGGACGACCCCTTCCGCCTCGACGATCAGCTGACGGAAGACGAGCGCATGATCCGCGAGGCGGCTCACGGCTTTGCGCAGGATACGCTGCAACCGCGTGTGACCGATGCCTACCGCGACGAGATCGACGCGCCCGAACTTTTCCCCCTGTTCGGGCAGGCGGGCCTGCTGGGCGCGACCGTGCCGGAAGAGTATGGTGGCGCGGGTGCGAGTTACGTGTCGTACGGCCTGATCGCGCGCGAGATCGAGCGGGTCGACAGCGGCTATCGCTCCATGGCCAGTGTCCAGTCCAGCCTCGTCATGTTCCCGATCCACGCCTTCGGATCGGAAGAACAGCGCCGCAAGTACCTGCCCGGCCTGGCGTCGGGCGAACTGATCGGCTGTTTCGGCCTGACGGAACCCGATGCAGGGTCCGATCCGGGCGGCATGCGGACCTATGCCAAGAAGGACGGGGACGGATATGTCCTGTCGGGCGCAAAGACGTGGATTTCCAACTCCCCCTTCGCCGACGTCTTCGTCGTCTGGGCCAAGAGTGAGGCGCATGGCGACGGCATTCGCGGCTTCATCCTCGAAAAGGGAATGGAAGGGCTTTCCGCGCCCAAGATCGAGGGCAAGCTCAGCCTGCGTGCCAGCACCACCGGCATGATCGTGATGGACGAGGTGAAACTGCCCGCCGATGCGCTGCTGCCCGAGGTTCAGGGTCTGAAAGGTCCGTTCAGCTGCCTCAACCGCGCCCGCTACGGCATCAGTTGGGGCGCAATGGGCGCTGCGGAGTTCTGTTATCACGCGGCGCGCCAGTACGGCCTCGATCGCAAGCAATTCGGCGTGCCGCTGGCATCCAAGCAGCTTTACCAACTCAAGCTGGCCGACATGATGACCTACATTTCCATGGGCCTGCAGGCCAGCCTGCGTGTCGGGCGCCTGATGGACGAGGGGCAGTTCGCGCCCGAGATGATCTCGATCGTCAAGCGCAACAATGTCGGCAAGGCTCTGGATATCGCCCGCAAGTCGCGCGACATGCATGGCGGCAACGGGATTTCCGAGGAATACCAGGTCATCCGCCACATGGTGAACCTCGAAACGGTCAACACCTACGAGGGCACGCATGATGTCCATGCGCTGATCCTGGGCCGGGCCATCACGGGGCTGGCCGCGTTCTGA